One window from the genome of Magnolia sinica isolate HGM2019 chromosome 4, MsV1, whole genome shotgun sequence encodes:
- the LOC131243428 gene encoding barley B recombinant-like protein D, with protein MDDGGQRENGRHKADQYKGVHHQWIPQHQMKDPHSLKILALAAERDAAIQERNLAIAEKKAALAERDMAILQRDAALAERNNALMERDSAIGALEYARENAMNGSGPATCPPGCGLPRGTKHVHHPQHMADAHYHPREMHISSEAYPISAATDEAIKPRRAKRPRKETKGQFTTKKTSKARKGKRGGEDLNKQVPGAKQLDWKGQELTGGEDLNKQLSVTKHEWKDQDLGLNQVNFDDSTMPVPVCSCTGLPQQCYKWGNGGWQSACCTTTMSMYPLPVMPNKRHARVGGRKMSGSAFTKLLSRLAAEGHDLSTPLDLKDHWAKHGTNRYITIK; from the exons ATGGATGACGGCGGGCAGCGGGAAAATGGGAGACATAAAGCGGATCAATACAAAGGGGTCCATCATCAG TGGATCCCCCAACATCAGATGAAGGACCCCCATAGCCTGAAAATTCTTGCCCTCGCTGCCGAGAGGGATGCGGCAATCCAGGAACGGAATTTAGCCATTGCCGAGAAGAAGGCGGCCTTGGCTGAACGAGACATGGCGATCTTGCAGCGTGATGCCGCTCTTGCTGAGCGGAACAATGCCTTGATGGAACGCGATTCTGCCATTGGTGCCCTTGAGTATGCCCGGGAAAATGCCATGAATGGCAGTGGGCCAGCAACCTGCCCTCCAGGGTGTGGGCTCCCACGTGGAACTAAGCATGTCCACCACCCACAGCATATGGCTGATGCTCATTACCACCCAAGAGAGATGCATATAAGCAGTGAGGCCTACCCGATCTCGGCAGCTACTGATGAGGCCATCAAACCTCGGCGGGCCAAACGTCCGAGGAAGGAGACGAAGGGCCAATTCACGACCAAGAAGACATCAAAAGCAAGGAAAGGTAAGAGAGGGGGTGAAGACTTGAACAAGCAAGTCCCTGGAGCCAAGCAGCTCGATTGGAAGGGTCAGGAGCTGACTGGTGGTGAGGATCTGAACAAGCAGCTCTCGGTGACGAAGCATGAATGGAAGGATCAGGACCTGGGTTTGAACCAAGTGAACTTTGACGACTCGACCATGCCGGTGCCAGTTTGCTCGTGCACCGGCCTCCCACAACAATGCTACAAGTGGGGGAATGGAGGGTGGCAATCTGCTTGCTGCACGACCACTATGTCCATGTATCCGCTGCCGGTCATGCCCAACAAGCGTCATGCCCGTGTGGGTGGCCGGAAGATGAGTGGCAGTGCCTTCACCAAGCTGCTCAGCAGGCTAGCGGCAGAGGGCCACGATTTGTCGACCCCTCTGGACCTTAAGGACCACTGGGCCAAGCACGGTACCAATCGCTATATCACCATCAAGTGA